A window of Acidobacteriota bacterium genomic DNA:
GTCGACCAGCGCCCGTTGCAGCTCGAGCCCGTCTGCATACGAGACCAGCCCGAGCCGGCGAACCTGTAAAGACGCCGGGTTCATTTTCCCGTTCGACGTCGTGGAAAATGAACCCGGCGTCTTTTCATGCCTGCGCCGGATCGAAGTTCTCGATGCCCTTCTTCACGTCGGCCATGAACTGATCGGCGACGGCGCCGTCAACCAGCCGGTGGTCGTAGCCCAGGGTCAGGAACCCCATCAGCCTGATGGCAATGGCATCGTCAATCACCACGGGGCGCTTCTCGATGGCGCCGACGCCGAGAATGGCGACCTGCGGCTGGTTGATGATCGGCAGGCCGAACTGCGCGCCGAAGTTACCAGGATTGGTGATGGTGAAGGTGCCGCCATGTACCTCCTCAGGATTGAGCTTCTTGGCGCGCGCGCGATCGGCGATGTCCTGGATGGCCTTCGACAAGCCCAGGGTGTTCTTCTCGCCGGCCGCCTTCACCACCGGCACGATCAGGCCGTTGTCGAGCGCCACGGCGATGCCGAGGTTGATGTCGTTGCGGTAGATGACGTTGTCGCCGTCGATCGACGAATTGATCACCCGGTGCTTGCGCAGGCAGTCGACCACGACCTTGGCGATGAACGACGTGAACGTCAGCTTCGCGCCCGACCGTTCGTACTCTTCCTTCTTGGTCTTGCGAATCTGATCGACGCGCGAGTAGTTCACCTCGAAGATCGAATACACGTGCGCCGAGGTGCGCTTGCTGACCACCATGTGCTCGGCAATCTTCTTGCGCATCACGGACATAGGGACGACTTCGTCACCAGCCCCTCTGGTCACACGGGGCTGATCCTGAGCGAGCGGCGCGCTCGCGGGGCGAGCGGGCCGCGAGTCGAAGGACGGCGCGGCAGCGACGCCGCTGTCGATAAACGCAAGAATGTCCTGCTTGGTGACGCGGCCGCCGAGGCCGGTTCCGGCAATGCGGCCAATGTCGACGTGGTGTTCCTTGGCGATGCGACGAACCAAGGGGGACGATTTCTGACGCTCGTCGCCGTCCGAAGGGGCTGGTTGGGCGGGTGGGGCTGGTTGGGACGCAACCGGCGGAGCGTTGGTCGTCGACGGCGAGGCGGGCGCGCCTACGGCAGCACCGGGCGTGCCGGTGGCATCAGCCTTTTCTGAAGCCCTTTCCTCACCAGCCTTACCTGCCGCACCAGCCTTACCCGCCGGCTCAGGCGCCGCAGTCTTTTCGCCAGGGGCGCCGATCGTGGCGACGACGCTGTTGACCGGCACCGTCTCGCCTTCTTTCACGGCAATGTCCATCAGGACACCGGCGGCAGGCGACGGGATCTCGGCATCGACCTTGTCGGTGGAGATCTCGAACAGCGGCTCGTCGCGGTCCACTGAATCGCCGACCTTCTTGATCCAGCGGACGATGGTGCCTTCGGCGATCGACTCGCCCATCTGGGGCATGACTACGGGTGTGGACATGTCGTTCTCTCAGCCTTCCGACTACAGGTGGATTGCGGCGCCGTGCGCGGCGTGCGCGGCTTCGCCCACCGCTTCCGACATGGTCGGGTGCGCGTGAATGGTCTTGATCAGCTCTTCGACGGTCACTTCCATGCGCAGCGCCATCACCGCCTCGGCAATGAGCTCGGTCGAGCGCGGGCCGATGATGTGCACGCCGAGGATCTCGTCGTACTTCTTGTCGGCGACGATCTTCACGAAGCCGTCGGTCTCGCCGGCCATGCGGGCGCGCGCCAGGGCGCGGAATGGGAACGTGCCCACGCGAACGTCGTAGCCCTTCTCCCTGGCCTGTGCCTCGGTCAACCCGACACTGCCGATCTCCGGCTCGGTGTAGGTGCAGCGCGGCACATGGTCGTAGTTGATCGGCTGCACCGGCTGGCCGGCAATCCGCTCGGCGAGCACGAGCCCTTCCGCCGACGCCAGGTGCGCGAGCTGGTAGTGCGGGCCACCCATGGTGATCACGTCGCCGATCGCGGAAATGCCGGGGACGCTGGTCTTGAACAGGGGATCAACCACGACGTAACCGCGATCCATCTTGATGCCGAGCGCTTCCGCACCAAGACCCTCGGTCACCGGACCGCGGCCGGTCGCCACGAGCAGCAGCTCGAAGCCCAGCTTCTGCGACTTCCCTTGGGTCTCGACGTCGATGTCGACGCCCTTGGCGCCCGCCTTCGCGGCGGTGACCTTCGAGCCGGTCAACACCTTGATGCCGCGCTTCTTGAAAGTGCGCTCGAGTTCGGCCGACACGGCCTCGTCTTCGCCAGGCACCAGCCGCGGCAGCAGCTCGATGATCGTGACTTCGCTGCCATAGCTCTTGAAGATCGACGCGAACTCGACCCCCACCGCGCCGCTGCCCATGATCGCAATCGACTTCGGCACGGACGAGAGGTGAATGGCTTCGTCGCTGAAGATGATCTTCTTGCGATCGACCTCAATGCCGGGGACGCTGCGCGGCGCCGAGCCGGTGGCGACGATAATCTCCTTGCCGGCGGAGAGGTTTTGCTTCGTTCCATCGTGCAGGGTCACTTCGACGCCCTGCTTGCCCGTGAGACGGGCGGTGCCCTTGAGCCACTCGATCTTGTTCTTCTTGAAGAGCATCTCGATGCCGCCGGTCAGCCCGGTGATCATCTTGTCCTTGCGGGCGTGCACGGCGACCATGTCGATGCCGACCGCGGCGCCATCGACGCCGGTCAGGCCCCACTCTTTCGCGCTCTGCGCAACTTTAAGCGCGTGCGCGTGTTCGAGCAGCGCCTTGGTGGGGATGCAGCCCCAGATCAGGCAGGTGCCGCCCAGCGACTTCTGCTTCTCGACCACCGCCACCTTGAGGCCGAGCTGCGCGGCGCGAATGGCCGCCACGTAGCCGCCCGTTCCCGCTCCGATCACTACAACGTCGTATTCATTTGCCATAAGACCCTTGCCCACCGCAGCCATCAGGGCGAAGGTGGGAACCCCTCAATGTCGCTCGAAATTGAACGGAAGGTCAAGCAACTCAGCGTTTCAACTGGGTCAGCGGGATGAACGTTTCCTGCGGCTTCGGCGCGACCGGCGCGGCCGGATCCACCTTGGCCTTCAGCTCGCCATGGTCGAACTTGAGCTGCCAATACATCTCGGTGATCTGCGCCAGTTGACGGGCGGTCCGTCGCGACTGCACGTACGCCACGACGGCCAGCACCAACGCCACGATCGCAACGGTCCAAACCCCAGTCATACCAGTGAACTTGGAACTTTCAGCCGAATCTGTCAACTGAAACTACCAACTACCAACTTTCAACTTTCAACTCCAAGGTCCTATACTCGACCCGATGTCGGCGCGCCGAAAAACCGTGCTCGTGATCGACGCCCAGGACGAGGCGCGCGAGCGCCTGTCGCAGACGCTGCGGCGCGACTACCGGGTGATTCGCGCTTCGTCCGCCGAAGCCGGGCTGGCACTGATGGACCGCGAGGAAGTCGACGTACTGGTCACCGACATTCACCTGCCGGCGCTTGGCGGCCTCCACTTGCTGCAGGTCGTGCGCGAGAACTTCCCGCTGGTCGAGGTGATCATGACGTCGGCCGGTCCCGACGTCGACTCGGCGGTCAGCGCCATCAAGCTCGGCGCGTATCACTTCCTCACCAAGGACGCCGACCCCGACGTGTTCCGGGCGCTCGTCCGGCACGCCGGCGAACGCCAGGACCTGAACCGCCACGTGCTGACGCTGCAGGATGCGGCGGGCGACGCCGCCGCCCGCGACTTCATCACCGGCCCCAGCACGGCGCTCAAGGACGTGCTCGAGACGGTGCACAAGGTCGCCAAGCTGTCGGCCACGGTGCTGGTGCTCGGCGAGAGCGGCACCGGCAAGGAAATGGTCGCGCGGCTGCTGCACCGCGAATCGGTCAACGCCGAGGCGCCCTTTGTGGCAGTCAACCTGGCCGCCATCCCACGCGAGCTGGTGGAGAGCACGCTGTTCGGCCACGAGAAGGGCGCGTTCACCGGCGCGATCCAGCAGCGCATCGGCAAGTTCGAACTGGCCAACGGCGGCACGCTGTTTCTTGATGAGATTGGCGACCTCAAGTCCGACCTGCAGGCCAAGCTGCTGCGGGCGATCCAGGAAGGCGAAGTGGAGCGGGTGGGTGGCACGCGCGCGGTGCGCACGTCGTTCAGGCTGATCGCCGCCACTCATGTCGACCTCGAGCGCGCGGTCAAGGACGGGACGTTCCGCGAGGACCTGTTCTATCGCATCAACGTCATCCCGGTGCGGTTGCCGCCGCTGCGCGAGCGCATTGAAGACCTGCCGGTGCTGGTGGACTTCTTCATCCGCCGCTACAGCGCGCGCTTCCACAAGCCGGTGCGCGGCATCGCCGAGTCAACGTTGCGCATGCTGTCGCATTACTGGTGGCCGGGGAACATCCGCGAGCTCGAGAACCTGGTCGAGCGGCTGGTCGCGGTGTCGGATCACGAGTGGATTACCGACGAAGACCTGCCCTTCGAGTTCCACGTCGTCGAGCTCGACCGCACCAAGTCGGACACCAGCCTGCTGGACCGGGCGCTCGGCACGTTCGAACGCAACTTCCTGGTGCGCGCGCTCGAGCGCAACGCCTGGAACGTCACGCAGACAGCGCGCTACCTGGGCGTGCCGCTGAGCACGTTGAAGTTCAAGATTGAACGACTGGAAATTCGGGAGCTGGCGAGGAAGATCAAGAAGTAGGTTCCCCGCCAGTCCGACGCTTGGTCTTGTCCGCCCGCCGGGCGGACGGCCGCGTTACTTCGGCTTCTTCGGAAGAATCGCGTCCTTCAGCTGCTTGACGATCCGCGCCTTGACGACGGTCTTCGGCGCGATCTCGATTGGCTGGCCGGTCGCCGGGTTGCGCCCGGTGCGCGCCTTGCGGTGCTGCACGACGAGCTTCACCATGCCGGGGATGACGAACTCTCCGGTGCGCTTCAGTTCCTTCTCGCAAAGAATCGCCAGTTCGTCAAAGAACTCACGCGACTGCGTGCGCTTGACGTCAAACCGTTCGGCGAAGTGCGAAAAGAGCTCCGACTTGCCCATCCTTCGGGCTTCGTCCATCGTGTCCCCCAGGGTCAGTGTTAAGCGGCGTGTATGCTAACCCCGACCTTGGGGGCTGTCAATCGCCGCCGGTCCGCTGCGCAACCGCCGGTGGCTCCTTGGCCACCGACTGCATTCTTTTGCCGTAGACTGATCACCATGTCTACCGCGTCGACCATCGAGACGTTTCCCAACCCGCGGCCCGAGCGCGAATTCGAGATCGCGATCGACTGCCCCGAGTTTACGTCGATGTGCCCCAAGACGGGCCTCCCCGACTTTGGCGTCATCCGCATCCGCTACGTGCCGGCGGCGCGCTGCCTCGAGCTCAAGTCTCTCAAATACTATCTGCTGGAGTTCCGGAACAAGGGAATTTTCTACGAGGCCGCCACTAACCAGATTTTGGACGACCTGGTGGGGGCGTGTGCCCCGGTCCGGATGACCGTGATCGGCGACTTCACGGCGCGCGGCGGGATTACGACCAAGGTGACGGCCGAGTTCGCCAGGCCGGTTTAGAGCTGGTGCCGGGCTTCGACCCCGGCCTCGTCGTCTTCGGCGGCATCGCTGTCGGCCGGCCGTCGGCGGCCGGCGGGCGCCCCGCACAGCGCGCGGGCAATCGCGTCCAGTTGCTGATGCAGCTCCGCCGACCCGCGCAGCGCCGACACCGGGACGCCGGAGTTCACGGCGGAAGCGACAGTGCGGTAGTCGCTGGTGACGCTGTAGTCGATGCCCAGCCCGAGCACGCGCTCGATCTGGCTGGTGGACAGCACTCCGAATTCCGAGGCGCGGTTGAGGACAATCTTCAGCCGGTCGCCGCCGACGCCCGTGAGCTTCACCGCATCGATCAGCCGCTGCAGGTTGCGCAGGCACGGCACGTCGGGATTGGCCACCAGCATCACGGTCTCCGACAACTGCAGCGCCGTGGCGCCGCACGTGCTCAGGGTGCTGCCGACGTCGACGATCACGAAGTCGTAGAGGGCGTTGAGACACCGCAACATCTGCTCAATGCCCTCGACATCGCGCGGCGCGGGCCGGCCGAAGTCGTCGCCGGCCGCCAGCACGTGCAGCCCGCACTCATGATGGGCGACATACTTCGACACTGCGCCGGGATCCATCCACGACAGGTGATCGATCGCCTGCAGCACCGAGTGGCGCGGCCGCAGGCCCAGAAACAGCGCGACGTCGCCCGGGCCGGTCTTGAGATCGACGATGACCGTAGGCTTGCGGGTCAACCGGCGGATGTCGGCGGCGCCGTTCACGGCCAGCGTCGTGGTGCCGGTGCCGCCCTTGGTGCCCAGATAGCTGACGATCATGACCGGGTAGAGGCAACCCGTGTGCCAGACCGGGAAATCACGGCCGCCCTCGGAAGAACCGCCGGCGCGCCTCCGCACGGGGGCTTGCGCATTGCACATCTGTAAGTGGTGGCACGTGATTGGTGGGTTCGCGGCTGGGCTGGCGCGGCGCCGCCATCGCTCGAATGCCGACGTAACTCCTGCCAACGGGGTGAGTTGCGCAGAACGGGCCGCGTCGCCTCTGGCCCGGCACATGGCTTGCTCTATGGAAGCCGCAACCTCCAAGCAAGGACCATGGCCATCATCAATACTCAACCACCCGCGCGCCCCGCAATGGACGAATGGGGCGTCTACGACCCACAGCAGGCCGGCCTCGCGGCGCTCTTCGCGCGACTGGATCTGCCCGTCAAGCCGGTAGTCGACGACCGTCCGAAGGCCATCGAGAATTCCGCCGCGCCCGAGCGGCCATCGCTAAGCGATGCGAAGTAAGCCGACCGACCCTTTCCTCACGTCCCTCTCGGGGTGCCGCGGCGGCACCCCGCTTTTTTTCGTCGAGTAAGATCGCGCGTCATGCGCGCACGCATTGCCGCCCTTCTGTTCGTCCTGAGCTTCGGGGGCCCCCTTGACGCCCAGGCGCCGGTCACCACGGCGGTCCAGAGTCCGGAAGCGGTGTTCGGCTTCCGAATGGGCGCCGACCGGGAACTGGTGGACTGGGCGGGGCTGGAGAAATACTTCACGACGGTCGCGGCCGCATCGGATCGGGTCGAGATCGTGGATGCGGGTCCCTCCACCGAAGGACGCCGGCTGATCGCGGCCGTGATCTCGGCGCCCGAGAACATTGCCCGGCTCGAAGAGATTCGCACCAACGCCCGCCGGCTCGCCGATCCGCGCACGATCGACGAACCGGCGGCCATGGCGCTGGCCGCGCGCCA
This region includes:
- a CDS encoding dihydrolipoamide acetyltransferase family protein, producing the protein MSTPVVMPQMGESIAEGTIVRWIKKVGDSVDRDEPLFEISTDKVDAEIPSPAAGVLMDIAVKEGETVPVNSVVATIGAPGEKTAAPEPAGKAGAAGKAGEERASEKADATGTPGAAVGAPASPSTTNAPPVASQPAPPAQPAPSDGDERQKSSPLVRRIAKEHHVDIGRIAGTGLGGRVTKQDILAFIDSGVAAAPSFDSRPARPASAPLAQDQPRVTRGAGDEVVPMSVMRKKIAEHMVVSKRTSAHVYSIFEVNYSRVDQIRKTKKEEYERSGAKLTFTSFIAKVVVDCLRKHRVINSSIDGDNVIYRNDINLGIAVALDNGLIVPVVKAAGEKNTLGLSKAIQDIADRARAKKLNPEEVHGGTFTITNPGNFGAQFGLPIINQPQVAILGVGAIEKRPVVIDDAIAIRLMGFLTLGYDHRLVDGAVADQFMADVKKGIENFDPAQA
- the lpdA gene encoding dihydrolipoyl dehydrogenase, translating into MANEYDVVVIGAGTGGYVAAIRAAQLGLKVAVVEKQKSLGGTCLIWGCIPTKALLEHAHALKVAQSAKEWGLTGVDGAAVGIDMVAVHARKDKMITGLTGGIEMLFKKNKIEWLKGTARLTGKQGVEVTLHDGTKQNLSAGKEIIVATGSAPRSVPGIEVDRKKIIFSDEAIHLSSVPKSIAIMGSGAVGVEFASIFKSYGSEVTIIELLPRLVPGEDEAVSAELERTFKKRGIKVLTGSKVTAAKAGAKGVDIDVETQGKSQKLGFELLLVATGRGPVTEGLGAEALGIKMDRGYVVVDPLFKTSVPGISAIGDVITMGGPHYQLAHLASAEGLVLAERIAGQPVQPINYDHVPRCTYTEPEIGSVGLTEAQAREKGYDVRVGTFPFRALARARMAGETDGFVKIVADKKYDEILGVHIIGPRSTELIAEAVMALRMEVTVEELIKTIHAHPTMSEAVGEAAHAAHGAAIHL
- a CDS encoding sigma-54 dependent transcriptional regulator, with protein sequence MSARRKTVLVIDAQDEARERLSQTLRRDYRVIRASSAEAGLALMDREEVDVLVTDIHLPALGGLHLLQVVRENFPLVEVIMTSAGPDVDSAVSAIKLGAYHFLTKDADPDVFRALVRHAGERQDLNRHVLTLQDAAGDAAARDFITGPSTALKDVLETVHKVAKLSATVLVLGESGTGKEMVARLLHRESVNAEAPFVAVNLAAIPRELVESTLFGHEKGAFTGAIQQRIGKFELANGGTLFLDEIGDLKSDLQAKLLRAIQEGEVERVGGTRAVRTSFRLIAATHVDLERAVKDGTFREDLFYRINVIPVRLPPLRERIEDLPVLVDFFIRRYSARFHKPVRGIAESTLRMLSHYWWPGNIRELENLVERLVAVSDHEWITDEDLPFEFHVVELDRTKSDTSLLDRALGTFERNFLVRALERNAWNVTQTARYLGVPLSTLKFKIERLEIRELARKIKK
- a CDS encoding HU family DNA-binding protein, whose amino-acid sequence is MDEARRMGKSELFSHFAERFDVKRTQSREFFDELAILCEKELKRTGEFVIPGMVKLVVQHRKARTGRNPATGQPIEIAPKTVVKARIVKQLKDAILPKKPK
- the queF gene encoding preQ(1) synthase; the encoded protein is MSTASTIETFPNPRPEREFEIAIDCPEFTSMCPKTGLPDFGVIRIRYVPAARCLELKSLKYYLLEFRNKGIFYEAATNQILDDLVGACAPVRMTVIGDFTARGGITTKVTAEFARPV